A window of Primulina tabacum isolate GXHZ01 chromosome 4, ASM2559414v2, whole genome shotgun sequence contains these coding sequences:
- the LOC142543662 gene encoding pre-mRNA-splicing factor SLU7-like, with amino-acid sequence MATASVSFKSREDHRKQLELEEARKAGLAPAELDEDGKEINPHIPQYMSSAPWYLNAERPSLKHQRKWKLDRNYTNGWYDRGAKTFQAEKFRKGACENCGAMTHDKKACVERPRKMGAKWTGKNIAPDEKIETFELDYDGKRDRWNGYDAASFEHVVQRYEARDEARHKYLKEQQLKKLEEKNNNQNNEEDDVSDDEDNEDDLKVDEAKVDESKQMDFAKVEKRVRTTGGGSTGTVRNLRIREDTAKYLLNLDVNSAHYDPKTRSMREDPLPDTDPNEKFYTGDNHHRVSGQALEFKQLNVHAWEAFDKGHDVHLQAAPSQAELLYKNFKINKEKLKFQNKDTIMEKYGNAATEDKLPRELLLGQSEREVEYDRAGRIIKGQEASLPKSKYEEDVCINNHTSVWGSWWKDHQWGYVCCQQTVRNSYCTGAAGIEAAEAAADLMKANIARKEASEETASTAEEKRLATWGSEVPDDLVIDQKKLAEALQKEDERRREERDERKRKYNVKWNDEVTPEDMEAYRMKRIHHDDPMKDFLH; translated from the exons ATGGCTACTGCTTCAG TGTCGTTTAAGTCGAGGGAGGATCACAGGAAACAGCTTGAGTTAGAAGAGGCGCGGAAAGCAGGGCTTGCACCTGCTGAGTTGGATGAGGATGGGAAAGAAATCAACCCTCACATTCCACAGTATATGTCTTCGGCTCCTTGGTATTTGAATGCAGAGAGGCCG AGTTTGAAACATCAACGGAAGTGGAAACTGGATCGAAATTATACCAACGGTTGGTATGATAGAGGTGCTAAGACTTTTCAAGCTGAAAAGTTCAGGAAGGGCGCTTGTGAAAA CTGCGGAGCTATGACTCACGATAAGAAGGCTTGCGTGGAAAGGCCCCGCAAAATGGGAGCAAAGTGGACTGGCAAAAATATAGCCCCCGATGAGAAAATAGAGACCTTTGAGCTTGATTATGATGGAAAACGAGACCGTTGGAATGGTTATGATGCAGCATCTTTTGAACATGTGGTTCAGAGGTATGAAGCTAGGGATGAAGCAAGACACAAGTATTTAAAGGAACAACAGCTGAAAAAGTTGGAGgagaaaaataataatcaaaataatGAAGAAGATGACGTTAGTGATGATGAAGACAATGAAGATGACCTGAAAGTTGATGAGGCCAAAGTAGACGAGAGCAAGCAAATGGATTTTGCTAAGGTTGAGAAGCGTGTGCGTACTACTGGTGGAGGAAGCACAGGAACTGTTAG GAACCTACGTATTCGCGAGGATACTGCGAAATATCTTCTCAATCTTGATGTTAACTCTGCTCATTATGACCCCAAAACTCGTTCTATGCGTGAGGATCCTCTTCCAGATACGGATCCTAATGAAAAGTTTTATACG GGAGACAATCATCATAGAGTCAGCGGTCAAGCTTTGGAGTTTAAGCAGCTCAATGTTCATGCTTGGGAAGCATTTGACAAGGGTCATGATGTCCATTTGCAAGCGGCTCCATCACAAGCTGAACTGCTTTATAAAAATTTCAAGATTAATAAGGAGAAGTTAAAGTTTCAAAATAAAGACACTATCATGGAGAAGTATGGCAATGCTGCTACAGAAGACAAGCTCCCACGGGAGCTTTTACTTGGTCAAAGTGAAAGAGAGGTCGAATATGATCGCGCTGGTCGAATTATTAAAGGCCAG GAGGCATCTCTTCCAAAGAGTAAGTATGAGGAGGATGTGTGTATCAATAACCATACCAGTGTTTGGGGTTCTTGGTGGAAGGATCACCAATGGGGTTATGTATGTTGCCAGCAGACGGTTAGAAATAGCTATTGTACTGGTGCTGCTGGTATTGAAGCAGCTGAAGCTGCTGCAGATCTTATGAAAGCTAATATTGCTCGCAAAGAGGCTTCTGAAG AAACAGCTTCAACAGCTGAGGAGAAAAGGCTTGCTACGTGGGGATCTGAAGTACCTGATGATTTAGTTATAGACCAGAAGAAACTTGCTGAAGCACTTCAGAAG GAGGATGAAAGGAGGAGAGAAGAGAGGGATGAAAGGAAACGAAAATATAATGTCAAGTGGAACGATGAG GTTACTCCAGAAGACATGGAGGCATACAGGATGAAGAGGATCCACCATGATGATCCCATGAAGGACTTCTTACATTGA
- the LOC142543663 gene encoding protein root UVB sensitive 2, chloroplastic-like isoform X1, translating into MIFSVSFEEIFKMLKKDSMESTLPIPVYWIEMSDSVSRRFEFEADGRLSMKIVDDARPASRRVVESFLNKFFPSGYPYSVNEGFLRYTQFRALQHFTSATLSVLSTQSLLFAAGLRPTPAQATAVGWILKDGMQHVGKLICSNLGARMDSEPKSWRILADVLYDLGAGLEVLSPLCPQLFLEMAGLGNLAKGMAVVAARATRLPIYSSFAKEGNLSDLFAKGEAISTLCNVFGIGVGIQLASTICSSMKGKLIVGPFLSLIHVYCVSEEMRATPINTLNPQRTAMIVADFLKTGRVSSPADLRYREDLLFPGRLIEEAGNVKIGRAIHEVLKPSELHHVKERFPDERFILSLGPKWTDLILEHSATGEDALRGWLVAAYAADIENSSNIQSENVLAEAFDRMDGVFPSFLSEVRAKGWHTDRFLDGARCRFTL; encoded by the exons ATGATTTTTTCGGTCTCTTTCGAA gaaatttttaaaatgttaaagaaGGATTCAATGGAGTCCACGCTGCCAATACCCGTGTACTGGATTGAAATGTCGGATTCTGTGTCCCGCCGCTTTGAGTTTGAAGCCGATGGACGATTATCG ATGAAGATAGTTGATGATGCAAGACCAGCTTCCCGTAGAGTGGTTGAATCATTCCTGAATAAGTTTTTTCCTTCAGGATATCCTTATAG TGTGAACGAAGGATTTCTTAGATACACACAATTTCGAGCCTTGCAACACTTCACCAGCGCGACATTATCTGTATTATCAACTCAG TCACTGTTATTTGCTGCAGGCTTGAGACCTACACCAGCACAAGCTACCGCTGTCGGTTGG atattaaaagatggaaTGCAGCATGTTGGGAAGCTCATATGCAGCAATTTGGGTGCAAGAATGGACTCAGAGCCGAAAAGCTGGAGAATTTTGG CTGATGTTCTGTATGATTTGGGTGCTGGTCTGGAAGTTCTTTCCCCTTTATGCCCTCAGTTATTTCTTGAAATGGCTGGACTAGGTAATTTGGCTAAG GGAATGGCCGTTGTTGCTGCAAGAGCAACTAGACTGCCCATTTATTCTTCGTTTGCAAAAGAGGGAAATCTCAGCGATCTTTTTGCTAAAGGTGAAGCCATTTCCACTCTGTGCAATGTTTTTGGAATAGGGGTGGGAATTCAGTTAGCATCCACAATTTGCTCATCTATGAAGGGAAAG TTGATAGTCGGACCATTCCTGTCTTTGATACATGTATATTGTGTCAGCGAAGAGATGCGAGCGACTCCAATCAACACACTCAATCCGCAGAGAACCGCTATGATTGTTGCCGACTTTTTAAAG ACTGGTAGAGTTTCTAGTCCGGCTGATTTGAGGTATCGAGAAGATCTCTTATTCCCTGGACGACTAATAGAGGAAGCTGGCAATGTTAAGATAGGAAGAGCTATACACGAGGTTCTCAAGCCTTCCGAGCTACACCATGTCAAAGAAAGATTTCCCGACGAAAGATTTATACTTAGCTTAGGACCGAAATGGACAGACTTGATATTGGAGCACAGCGCCACTGGTGAAGACGCATTGAGAGGATGGTTAGTCGCTGCATACGCGGCAGATATTGAAAATTCGTCGAACATACAGAGCGAGAATGTGTTGGCAGAGGCTTTCGATAGGATGGATGGCGTGTTTCCATCGTTTCTATCAGAAGTTCGGGCTAAGGGGTGGCACACGGATCGGTTTCTTGATGGGGCTAGATGTCGTTTTACATTATAA
- the LOC142541746 gene encoding hyoscyamine 6-dioxygenase-like codes for MSTMENHVSDSKWFNVQSVPQSHAFSIEDRPGNDPIPACKTIPIIDLANLKTSERIDTLQQIIKAGEEFGFFQVINHGLPNDVMNGAMEVLKELFDMPAGEVCKEADTDGWVYMGSTSHDINGVHLWRDNIKHQCHPLELCMQFWPQKPSRYREVVASYIVEIRTLSSRILELICEGLGLEKGHLEAMSQVQFLTASNYPPCPNPGLTLGLLKHVDHSLITILFQGDTEGLQVLKDGHWIGVDLVPEAFVVNIGSQIEIISNGKLKSAEHRVVTNPNSARTTIATFINPLPHCIIEPAKCLVNESNPPLYNSMSFQEFVDASKAFGPHTDALQNGVFHFLKK; via the exons ATGTCAACTATGGAGAATCATGTTTCGGATTCGAAGTGGTTCAATGTTCAATCTGTGCCACAAAGTCATGCGTTTTCCATTGAAGATAGACCAGGAAACGACCCAATCCCCGCGTGCAAGACTATTCCCATTATTGATCTTGCAAATTTAAAAACTTCAGAAAGAATTGACACTCTTCAACAAATCATCAAAGCTGGTGAAGAATTCGGGTTTTTCCAG GTAATTAATCATGGACTGCCAAACGATGTAATGAATGGTGCAATGGAGGTGTTGAAGGAGTTATTTGATATGCCGGCTGGGGAAGTTTGCAAAGAGGCTGATACAGATGGTTGGGTGTACATGGGCAGCACCAGCCATGATATAAATGGTGTTCATTTGTGGAGAGATAATATCAAGCATCAATGTCATCCCTTGGAGTTGTGCATGCAATTTTGGCCCCAAAAGCCCTCAAGATATAG AGAGGTGGTGGCATCATACATTGTGGAGATAAGGACATTGAGTTCGAGAATTCTTGAGCTGATTTGTGAAGGATTGGGACTCGAAAAGGGACATCTTGAAGCAATGAGCCAAGTCCAATTCTTGACCGCAAGTAACTATCCACCATGTCCTAATCCTGGTCTAACCTTGGGTTTGCTCAAGCATGTGGATCATAGCCTGATCACTATACTCTTCCAAGGGGATACCGAGGGCCTTCAAGTTTTGAAAGATGGCCATTGGATTGGAGTTGACCTCGTGCCGGAGGCCTTTGTCGTTAATATCGGCTCACAGATCGAG ATTATTAGCAATGGGAAGTTGAAAAGTGCAGAACACAGAGTGGTGACAAATCCAAATAGCGCAAGAACTACGATTGCCACCTTCATCAATCCTCTCCCGCATTGCATTATCGAACCCGCAAAATGTTTGGTGAATGAATCAAATCCGCCTCTCTACAATTCCATGTCTTTTCAAGAATTTGTTGATGCTTCCAAAGCTTTTGGCCCTCACACTGATGCACTTCAAAATGGTGTATTTCACTTCCTCAAAAAATAA
- the LOC142543663 gene encoding protein root UVB sensitive 2, chloroplastic-like isoform X3 — protein sequence MIFSVSFEEIFKMLKKDSMESTLPIPVYWIEMSDSVSRRFEFEADGRLSSLLFAAGLRPTPAQATAVGWILKDGMQHVGKLICSNLGARMDSEPKSWRILADVLYDLGAGLEVLSPLCPQLFLEMAGLGNLAKGMAVVAARATRLPIYSSFAKEGNLSDLFAKGEAISTLCNVFGIGVGIQLASTICSSMKGKLIVGPFLSLIHVYCVSEEMRATPINTLNPQRTAMIVADFLKTGRVSSPADLRYREDLLFPGRLIEEAGNVKIGRAIHEVLKPSELHHVKERFPDERFILSLGPKWTDLILEHSATGEDALRGWLVAAYAADIENSSNIQSENVLAEAFDRMDGVFPSFLSEVRAKGWHTDRFLDGARCRFTL from the exons ATGATTTTTTCGGTCTCTTTCGAA gaaatttttaaaatgttaaagaaGGATTCAATGGAGTCCACGCTGCCAATACCCGTGTACTGGATTGAAATGTCGGATTCTGTGTCCCGCCGCTTTGAGTTTGAAGCCGATGGACGATTATCG TCACTGTTATTTGCTGCAGGCTTGAGACCTACACCAGCACAAGCTACCGCTGTCGGTTGG atattaaaagatggaaTGCAGCATGTTGGGAAGCTCATATGCAGCAATTTGGGTGCAAGAATGGACTCAGAGCCGAAAAGCTGGAGAATTTTGG CTGATGTTCTGTATGATTTGGGTGCTGGTCTGGAAGTTCTTTCCCCTTTATGCCCTCAGTTATTTCTTGAAATGGCTGGACTAGGTAATTTGGCTAAG GGAATGGCCGTTGTTGCTGCAAGAGCAACTAGACTGCCCATTTATTCTTCGTTTGCAAAAGAGGGAAATCTCAGCGATCTTTTTGCTAAAGGTGAAGCCATTTCCACTCTGTGCAATGTTTTTGGAATAGGGGTGGGAATTCAGTTAGCATCCACAATTTGCTCATCTATGAAGGGAAAG TTGATAGTCGGACCATTCCTGTCTTTGATACATGTATATTGTGTCAGCGAAGAGATGCGAGCGACTCCAATCAACACACTCAATCCGCAGAGAACCGCTATGATTGTTGCCGACTTTTTAAAG ACTGGTAGAGTTTCTAGTCCGGCTGATTTGAGGTATCGAGAAGATCTCTTATTCCCTGGACGACTAATAGAGGAAGCTGGCAATGTTAAGATAGGAAGAGCTATACACGAGGTTCTCAAGCCTTCCGAGCTACACCATGTCAAAGAAAGATTTCCCGACGAAAGATTTATACTTAGCTTAGGACCGAAATGGACAGACTTGATATTGGAGCACAGCGCCACTGGTGAAGACGCATTGAGAGGATGGTTAGTCGCTGCATACGCGGCAGATATTGAAAATTCGTCGAACATACAGAGCGAGAATGTGTTGGCAGAGGCTTTCGATAGGATGGATGGCGTGTTTCCATCGTTTCTATCAGAAGTTCGGGCTAAGGGGTGGCACACGGATCGGTTTCTTGATGGGGCTAGATGTCGTTTTACATTATAA
- the LOC142543663 gene encoding protein root UVB sensitive 2, chloroplastic-like isoform X2 gives MIFSEIFKMLKKDSMESTLPIPVYWIEMSDSVSRRFEFEADGRLSMKIVDDARPASRRVVESFLNKFFPSGYPYSVNEGFLRYTQFRALQHFTSATLSVLSTQSLLFAAGLRPTPAQATAVGWILKDGMQHVGKLICSNLGARMDSEPKSWRILADVLYDLGAGLEVLSPLCPQLFLEMAGLGNLAKGMAVVAARATRLPIYSSFAKEGNLSDLFAKGEAISTLCNVFGIGVGIQLASTICSSMKGKLIVGPFLSLIHVYCVSEEMRATPINTLNPQRTAMIVADFLKTGRVSSPADLRYREDLLFPGRLIEEAGNVKIGRAIHEVLKPSELHHVKERFPDERFILSLGPKWTDLILEHSATGEDALRGWLVAAYAADIENSSNIQSENVLAEAFDRMDGVFPSFLSEVRAKGWHTDRFLDGARCRFTL, from the exons ATGATTTTTTCG gaaatttttaaaatgttaaagaaGGATTCAATGGAGTCCACGCTGCCAATACCCGTGTACTGGATTGAAATGTCGGATTCTGTGTCCCGCCGCTTTGAGTTTGAAGCCGATGGACGATTATCG ATGAAGATAGTTGATGATGCAAGACCAGCTTCCCGTAGAGTGGTTGAATCATTCCTGAATAAGTTTTTTCCTTCAGGATATCCTTATAG TGTGAACGAAGGATTTCTTAGATACACACAATTTCGAGCCTTGCAACACTTCACCAGCGCGACATTATCTGTATTATCAACTCAG TCACTGTTATTTGCTGCAGGCTTGAGACCTACACCAGCACAAGCTACCGCTGTCGGTTGG atattaaaagatggaaTGCAGCATGTTGGGAAGCTCATATGCAGCAATTTGGGTGCAAGAATGGACTCAGAGCCGAAAAGCTGGAGAATTTTGG CTGATGTTCTGTATGATTTGGGTGCTGGTCTGGAAGTTCTTTCCCCTTTATGCCCTCAGTTATTTCTTGAAATGGCTGGACTAGGTAATTTGGCTAAG GGAATGGCCGTTGTTGCTGCAAGAGCAACTAGACTGCCCATTTATTCTTCGTTTGCAAAAGAGGGAAATCTCAGCGATCTTTTTGCTAAAGGTGAAGCCATTTCCACTCTGTGCAATGTTTTTGGAATAGGGGTGGGAATTCAGTTAGCATCCACAATTTGCTCATCTATGAAGGGAAAG TTGATAGTCGGACCATTCCTGTCTTTGATACATGTATATTGTGTCAGCGAAGAGATGCGAGCGACTCCAATCAACACACTCAATCCGCAGAGAACCGCTATGATTGTTGCCGACTTTTTAAAG ACTGGTAGAGTTTCTAGTCCGGCTGATTTGAGGTATCGAGAAGATCTCTTATTCCCTGGACGACTAATAGAGGAAGCTGGCAATGTTAAGATAGGAAGAGCTATACACGAGGTTCTCAAGCCTTCCGAGCTACACCATGTCAAAGAAAGATTTCCCGACGAAAGATTTATACTTAGCTTAGGACCGAAATGGACAGACTTGATATTGGAGCACAGCGCCACTGGTGAAGACGCATTGAGAGGATGGTTAGTCGCTGCATACGCGGCAGATATTGAAAATTCGTCGAACATACAGAGCGAGAATGTGTTGGCAGAGGCTTTCGATAGGATGGATGGCGTGTTTCCATCGTTTCTATCAGAAGTTCGGGCTAAGGGGTGGCACACGGATCGGTTTCTTGATGGGGCTAGATGTCGTTTTACATTATAA